A DNA window from Trichomycterus rosablanca isolate fTriRos1 chromosome 11, fTriRos1.hap1, whole genome shotgun sequence contains the following coding sequences:
- the c1qtnf13 gene encoding LOW QUALITY PROTEIN: complement C1q tumor necrosis factor-related protein 4 (The sequence of the model RefSeq protein was modified relative to this genomic sequence to represent the inferred CDS: inserted 1 base in 1 codon) has translation MITSWHLAFSATRSSSVLGGSQKTLTFDRLLVNVGGDFNPDTGLFRCRVAGAYYFTFTVGKYPKKLLSVMLVKNRQEVQAMAYNESNKQGRKVQSQSVMISLMPMDTVWLLVQQSSDYALYRAXVPYITFSGYLINPENTSTMGYLNNHLYPPELRSDCHRSPEHFEELRSAFSVARSSSALGKTRRHEKRVALTFDVEYVNIGGHFNKSSGLFTCRVPGVYFFAFTVGKHPKRALSVKLMKGSGEVQAMVFDEDTSRKREMQSQSLLLLLNQGDTVWLYSQQDERYGVYSNQGRYTTFTGFLVYPLLDFNS, from the exons ATGATTACCAGCTGGCATCTAGCATTCTCTGCCACACGCAGCAGTAGTGTACTGGGTGGCTCTCAGAAAACCTTGACGTTCGACCGCCTCCTTGTCAACGTGGGTGGTGACTTCAACCCAGACACAGGTCTATTTCGTTGCCGGGTGGCCGGTGCCTACTACTTTACCTTCACAGTGGGGAAGTACCCAAAGAAGTTGTTGTCAGTCATGCTGGTAAAGAACAGACAGGAAGTGCAGGCCATGGCTTATAACGAATCCAATAAACAAGGCCGGAAAGTGCAGAGTCAGAGTGTTATGATCAGTTTGATGCCCATGGATACAGTATGGCTGCTGGTGCAGCAGAGTTCAGACTATGCCCTTTACAGGG CTGTACCCTACATTACTTTCTCTGGATATCTTATTAACCCAGAGAACACATCCACCATGGGATACCTAAACAACCACCTGTATCCGCCAGAACTTCGCTCAGACTGCCATCGCTCTCCAGAACACTTTGAGGAGCTCAGGTCTGCGTTTTCAGTAGCTAGATCATCATCTGCACTGGGAAAGACCCGCAGACATGAGAAGAGGGTGGCATTGACGTTTGATGTAGAGTATGTGAACATTGGTGGCCATTTTAACAAGTCATCTGGGCTCTTTACATGCCGTGTACCAGGGGTGTACTTCTTTGCGTTCACTGTAGGGAAGCATCCCAAGCGAGCATTGTCGGTAAAGCTAATGAAAGGCAGCGGAGAGGTGCAGGCCATGGTGTTTGATGAGGACACATCCCGGAAAAGagagatgcaaagtcagagtcTTCTGCTCTTACTGAACCAAGGAGACACTGTCTGGCTGTACAGCCAGCAGGACGAGCGTTACGGTGTGTACAGCAACCAGGGACGCTACACAACTTTTACTGGGTTTCTAGTGTACCCCCTTTTAGATTTCAATAGCtag